The Nostoc sp. 'Lobaria pulmonaria (5183) cyanobiont' genome window below encodes:
- a CDS encoding ABC transporter permease subunit, whose protein sequence is MSQTVRPPINKSATNPVSGNRKSISTLLEVAGILPILVIICILFAFLSPNFLTSGNIVNILRQASINIVLATGMTFVILTGGIDLSVGSILAVSAVVALLVSLLPALSWAAVPAALLAGLLLGLVNGALITFLDVPPFIVTLGSLTALRGVAFLVAKGTTLINRDINFAWVGNTYIGPFPWLVIIALLTVIVSWFVLRQTVLGVQIYAVGGNERAARLTGIKVNRVLLFVYGISGLLAGLAGIMSASRLYSASGIVGTGYELDAIAAVILGGTSFTGGIGTIGGTLLGALIIAILNNGLTLLNLSYFWQLVVKGLVIILAVTIDRLRRRSRR, encoded by the coding sequence ATGAGTCAGACAGTCAGACCGCCTATCAATAAATCAGCCACCAATCCCGTATCTGGCAACCGGAAATCAATCAGCACTCTGTTGGAAGTTGCGGGTATTCTGCCAATCTTAGTAATTATCTGCATCTTATTTGCATTCCTTTCTCCCAACTTCCTCACAAGCGGTAACATCGTCAATATCTTACGTCAGGCATCAATCAATATTGTGCTGGCGACAGGAATGACCTTTGTAATTCTCACTGGAGGTATTGACCTTTCCGTTGGGTCAATCTTAGCTGTTTCTGCCGTAGTTGCCCTGCTGGTATCGCTATTGCCGGCTTTAAGTTGGGCGGCTGTACCTGCTGCCTTGCTAGCAGGATTACTTTTAGGCTTAGTCAACGGCGCTCTCATCACCTTTTTGGATGTACCACCTTTTATTGTGACGCTGGGTTCACTTACAGCCTTGCGGGGTGTTGCCTTTTTAGTTGCCAAGGGGACAACGCTGATTAACCGTGACATAAATTTTGCTTGGGTGGGTAATACATATATTGGCCCCTTTCCTTGGCTAGTGATCATTGCGCTACTGACTGTGATAGTTAGCTGGTTTGTGCTGCGGCAAACTGTTTTAGGAGTGCAGATATATGCCGTCGGTGGTAACGAGCGGGCAGCCAGATTAACTGGCATTAAAGTTAATCGTGTCTTGCTATTCGTCTATGGTATTAGTGGATTACTGGCAGGTTTAGCAGGAATCATGAGTGCTAGCCGTCTTTATAGTGCTAGTGGCATCGTCGGTACTGGTTACGAATTAGATGCGATCGCAGCTGTTATTCTAGGTGGAACCAGCTTTACAGGTGGTATTGGTACCATTGGCGGCACTCTTCTAGGTGCATTAATCATTGCTATTCTCAACAACGGTTTAACTCTGTTGAACCTATCTTACTTCTGGCAACTAGTCGTCAAAGGACTAGTAATTATTTTGGCAGTAACGATCGATCGCTTACGCAGACGTTCTAGACGGTAA
- a CDS encoding sugar ABC transporter ATP-binding protein: MTTNIETSLSDTPTSTPVLEMQGITKRFHGVSALQNVNLTIYPGEVHALMGENGAGKSTLMKILAGAYIADVGEIRINGQPLKITDPATARKSGINLIYQELNVAPNLTVSENMFMGSELRRGQFLDRKAMQLEAEEVLESLGANFTAQTIVGSLSIAEQQQVEIARALKDKSRVLVMDEPTAALSDRESDHLFEVIRKLRRDGIAIIYISHRMEEIYALADRISVLRDGQYIGSLTRSEISPQRLVQMMVGRSMQDFYEHQRQMNPGPVVLSVRNMSDARKKIEPASFELHAGEILGLAGLVGAGRTELSRLIFGADRKASGEVFLNGKKLEINTPSDAIAAGIGYVPEDRKDQGLFLEMSSRKNIAINTLKQDAKAGIVNWGSVNRLSTDAVENFNIRLANLEIRALDLSGGNQQKLLLARWLAIKPRVLMLDEPTRGVDIGAKSEIYRIMSELAAQGVAILMVSSELSEIVGMSDRVLVMREGQLVGELDGSLGKEITQEKIMHYATGASEVLAS; the protein is encoded by the coding sequence ATGACAACAAATATTGAAACCTCACTTTCTGATACACCAACCAGCACCCCAGTGTTAGAAATGCAAGGGATTACAAAACGATTTCATGGTGTATCTGCGCTGCAAAATGTTAATCTCACCATTTACCCAGGAGAAGTTCACGCCCTCATGGGTGAAAACGGAGCAGGCAAAAGCACATTGATGAAGATCCTGGCTGGGGCTTACATTGCAGATGTTGGAGAAATTCGGATCAATGGTCAACCCTTGAAAATTACCGATCCAGCAACAGCACGCAAATCGGGTATTAATCTCATTTATCAAGAACTGAATGTTGCACCGAATTTAACCGTTAGCGAAAATATGTTTATGGGTAGCGAGTTGCGGCGAGGTCAGTTTTTAGACCGCAAAGCAATGCAACTGGAAGCAGAGGAAGTGCTGGAAAGCCTAGGAGCCAATTTTACCGCGCAGACTATAGTTGGTAGCTTATCGATCGCTGAACAGCAGCAAGTGGAAATTGCCAGGGCATTAAAGGATAAAAGCCGCGTTTTGGTGATGGATGAACCAACAGCAGCATTGTCTGACCGCGAGAGTGACCATTTGTTTGAGGTAATTCGTAAACTGCGGCGTGATGGCATTGCGATTATTTACATCAGCCATCGCATGGAAGAAATCTATGCTCTAGCTGACCGAATTAGCGTGTTGCGCGATGGTCAATATATTGGCAGTCTCACACGCAGTGAAATTTCTCCCCAGCGATTGGTGCAGATGATGGTCGGTCGCTCTATGCAAGACTTTTACGAACATCAACGGCAAATGAATCCGGGCCCCGTCGTGCTGTCAGTCAGAAATATGAGCGACGCGCGCAAGAAGATTGAGCCAGCTAGTTTTGAACTTCATGCTGGAGAAATTCTCGGTTTAGCGGGGCTGGTTGGTGCTGGACGCACAGAACTATCCCGGCTGATTTTTGGTGCAGACCGCAAGGCCAGTGGTGAAGTATTTTTGAATGGCAAAAAACTGGAAATTAATACCCCCAGTGATGCCATTGCTGCCGGAATTGGCTACGTCCCGGAAGACCGCAAAGACCAAGGTTTATTTCTGGAGATGAGTTCCCGCAAGAATATTGCCATCAACACACTCAAGCAAGATGCCAAAGCTGGAATTGTTAACTGGGGTTCAGTGAATCGGCTGTCAACAGACGCGGTGGAAAACTTTAATATCCGCCTAGCGAATTTGGAAATTAGAGCATTGGATCTTTCTGGTGGTAATCAACAGAAACTACTGCTAGCGCGTTGGTTAGCCATTAAGCCGAGAGTGTTGATGTTAGATGAGCCGACACGCGGCGTAGATATCGGTGCTAAAAGCGAAATTTACCGAATTATGAGCGAATTAGCAGCGCAAGGTGTTGCTATTTTAATGGTTTCCAGCGAACTATCGGAAATTGTCGGCATGAGCGATCGCGTCTTAGTGATGCGAGAAGGACAGCTGGTAGGCGAACTGGATGGCAGTCTTGGCAAAGAAATCACCCAAGAAAAGATTATGCACTATGCAACTGGAGCATCGGAGGTATTAGCATCATGA
- a CDS encoding ABC transporter substrate-binding protein has translation MNVKKIVFTSGVALRVIATSILGIISSNLVGCTNGSPDGNTATNTDIKPATNISAETKTATGNRKLRSVAFTVGDLSNPFFVVMGQAVEAEAKRIGGKDVNVIIASSAYDLNQQANQIENFTAANTDIIVLNAADKSGIKPIVEKAKLAGRIVIAVDTGAEGGVDATITTNNIQAGEVSCKYIADRLKGKGNVVIVNGPPVDSVIQRVSGCESVLSKYPDIKILSKNQNADGSRDGGLRVMTDLLTTFPKIDAVFAINDPSGVGAELAANQAQRKDFFIVGVDGAPEAITAIANKDGLYAATATQNPRGMAEKAVQVGNDILNGKKPSNPTILIPVKLITKDNVSTEKGWEE, from the coding sequence ATGAATGTGAAAAAGATTGTGTTTACCTCTGGTGTTGCGCTTCGTGTAATCGCAACAAGCATACTAGGTATCATCAGTAGTAACCTTGTCGGCTGTACAAATGGTTCTCCCGATGGCAACACTGCTACTAACACTGATATTAAACCTGCTACCAATATTAGTGCAGAAACTAAAACCGCCACTGGGAATAGAAAGTTGCGATCGGTTGCCTTCACCGTTGGCGATCTAAGTAACCCTTTCTTCGTCGTTATGGGACAAGCAGTTGAGGCAGAAGCGAAGAGAATTGGCGGAAAAGATGTCAATGTTATTATAGCTTCCAGTGCTTATGACCTTAACCAACAAGCCAATCAAATTGAAAATTTTACTGCGGCGAATACTGATATCATTGTTTTGAATGCTGCTGATAAAAGTGGAATTAAGCCAATAGTTGAAAAAGCTAAACTTGCAGGTAGAATTGTCATTGCCGTAGACACAGGTGCTGAGGGAGGTGTGGATGCCACTATCACTACTAATAATATCCAAGCTGGAGAAGTTAGTTGCAAATATATTGCTGACCGCCTTAAAGGCAAAGGCAATGTCGTAATAGTTAATGGCCCACCAGTGGACTCGGTGATTCAGCGAGTTAGTGGCTGCGAGAGTGTATTGTCTAAATATCCCGATATCAAAATCCTCTCTAAAAACCAGAATGCAGATGGTAGTCGGGATGGAGGACTGAGAGTTATGACTGATTTGCTGACAACCTTTCCGAAAATTGATGCTGTTTTTGCCATCAACGATCCGAGTGGAGTCGGCGCAGAACTAGCAGCTAACCAAGCACAACGTAAAGATTTCTTTATTGTCGGGGTTGATGGTGCGCCAGAAGCAATAACTGCGATCGCAAATAAAGATGGTTTATATGCAGCAACTGCTACTCAAAATCCGCGAGGAATGGCCGAAAAAGCAGTTCAAGTTGGCAACGACATTTTAAATGGGAAAAAACCTAGCAATCCCACCATTTTGATTCCAGTTAAGTTGATCACAAAAGATAACGTCAGCACAGAAAAAGGCTGGGAGGAATAA
- a CDS encoding ABC transporter substrate-binding protein, whose protein sequence is MKRISLIVGILGFAVVGCTNGAQNNNTATNTTNKATNISAENLSTSNRELQTIGVALGDLGNPFYDAVQKGAEKEAQKIGGNIKVNAVSSAFDLNQQSNQIENFTAANTDLIILSAVDKKGVKPVIDQARLAGRVVIALDSAVDADVDAMISSNNIQAGEIACQYIADRLKGQGSVVILNGTPMDSINQRVSGCEKSLSKYPNIKLISKEQNAEGTRDGGLRVMSDLLTTFPKIDAVFATNDQSGVGADLAARQARRNEFFIVGVDGSPDATKAMEDKDGVFAATAAQNPAGMAQKAVQIGNDIIQGKKPESSEILIPVKLVTRENLSSYKGW, encoded by the coding sequence ATGAAGAGAATTTCACTGATAGTTGGCATATTAGGTTTCGCGGTTGTTGGTTGCACAAATGGCGCTCAAAATAACAACACTGCTACTAATACTACTAACAAGGCTACTAATATAAGTGCAGAGAATCTTAGTACTTCAAATAGAGAATTGCAAACAATCGGCGTAGCTTTGGGTGACTTAGGCAATCCCTTCTATGATGCTGTGCAGAAGGGGGCTGAAAAAGAAGCTCAAAAAATTGGAGGTAATATCAAAGTTAACGCAGTTTCTAGTGCCTTTGATCTGAACCAACAAAGCAACCAAATCGAAAATTTTACGGCGGCGAATACCGATCTAATTATCCTCAGCGCTGTTGACAAAAAAGGAGTTAAACCAGTTATCGATCAAGCAAGGCTTGCAGGTAGAGTTGTTATTGCATTAGATTCAGCTGTTGATGCCGATGTGGATGCGATGATTAGTTCCAACAATATCCAAGCTGGTGAGATTGCTTGCCAATATATTGCCGATCGCCTCAAAGGTCAAGGCAGTGTAGTCATTCTCAACGGTACTCCGATGGACTCAATCAATCAGCGAGTAAGTGGTTGTGAGAAATCATTGTCTAAATATCCTAATATCAAACTCATCTCTAAAGAGCAAAACGCGGAAGGGACAAGGGATGGCGGACTGAGAGTCATGAGTGATTTGCTGACAACCTTTCCCAAAATTGATGCCGTTTTTGCTACGAACGATCAAAGCGGTGTTGGTGCAGATTTAGCAGCTAGACAAGCAAGACGCAATGAATTTTTTATTGTTGGGGTTGATGGATCGCCAGATGCAACCAAAGCAATGGAAGACAAAGATGGTGTCTTTGCTGCAACTGCTGCTCAAAATCCCGCAGGGATGGCTCAAAAAGCGGTTCAGATTGGCAACGATATCATCCAAGGTAAAAAACCTGAGTCATCTGAGATTCTAATTCCAGTCAAGTTGGTTACTAGAGAGAACCTTAGCAGCTACAAAGGCTGGTAA
- a CDS encoding inositol oxygenase family protein: protein MSQTLNNAILQVQNNPLHSLEEWEEDLLNRYPDPDSIVKEGKTSEEYRNYETTIRDTVKEFYRLNHINQTYNFVLQKEKEFLNFDKKEMSVWDAVEFLNQLVDDSDPDTDIDQLQHLLQTSEAIRADGHPDWMVLTGFFHDMGKVLCLFGEPQWATVGDTYPVGCAFSDRIVFSEFFKENPDYNNPDYNTKYGIYQPNCGLSNVHLSWGHDEYFYQMMKNYLPEPALYMLRYHSFYPQHRENAYEHLMDKHDREMFKWVSLFNPYDLYSKNPISSDWQKLKPYYEDLVAQYLPSTLKF, encoded by the coding sequence ATGTCTCAAACTCTAAATAATGCCATTCTTCAGGTTCAAAACAATCCCTTGCATTCACTAGAAGAATGGGAAGAAGACTTACTTAATCGCTATCCAGATCCAGATAGCATAGTTAAAGAAGGTAAAACTAGCGAAGAATATAGGAATTACGAAACGACTATTAGAGATACGGTGAAAGAGTTTTATCGGTTAAATCATATTAATCAAACATATAATTTTGTGCTTCAAAAAGAAAAAGAATTTTTAAATTTTGATAAAAAAGAAATGTCTGTTTGGGATGCGGTCGAATTTTTGAATCAATTGGTTGATGATTCCGATCCTGATACAGACATCGATCAGTTACAACATCTATTGCAAACATCAGAAGCTATTCGCGCCGATGGTCATCCTGACTGGATGGTACTTACTGGCTTCTTTCACGATATGGGGAAAGTGCTTTGTCTATTTGGTGAGCCTCAATGGGCTACTGTAGGAGATACTTATCCTGTAGGTTGTGCATTTTCTGATCGAATTGTTTTCTCAGAATTCTTTAAAGAAAATCCTGATTATAATAACCCCGATTACAACACTAAATATGGCATTTATCAGCCTAACTGTGGATTGAGTAATGTACATCTTTCATGGGGTCATGATGAGTATTTTTATCAGATGATGAAAAACTATTTGCCTGAACCTGCATTATATATGCTTCGCTATCACTCATTTTATCCTCAACATCGTGAAAATGCGTATGAACATTTGATGGATAAACACGATCGAGAAATGTTTAAATGGGTAAGTTTATTCAATCCATACGATTTGTATTCAAAAAACCCTATTTCTTCTGATTGGCAGAAATTAAAACCATACTATGAAGATTTGGTAGCTCAATATTTACCTTCAACATTAAAGTTTTAA
- a CDS encoding DUF1815 family protein, translated as MFIRLAQQHQQFVQDLVMNLQALTIILERRGYTASCYTCGEQMKSASFMVSLKEKHLIRFLVSDYGITWMELWDDRELMKLEGAEAINQLQELANLVKYSTTVQLTN; from the coding sequence GTGTTTATAAGATTAGCGCAACAGCATCAGCAATTCGTCCAAGACTTGGTAATGAACCTGCAAGCCTTGACAATTATACTTGAGCGGCGTGGCTATACTGCGTCTTGTTATACATGCGGCGAGCAAATGAAGAGTGCTTCATTTATGGTTAGCCTAAAAGAAAAGCACCTGATTCGGTTTTTAGTGTCTGATTACGGAATTACTTGGATGGAATTGTGGGACGATCGCGAATTAATGAAATTGGAAGGTGCAGAAGCGATAAACCAGTTACAAGAGTTGGCTAATCTTGTTAAGTATTCCACTACTGTACAATTGACAAATTGA
- a CDS encoding gluconokinase translates to MIILVMGVSGSGKTTIGKLLADSLEWKFNDADTFHSPENVEKMRRGIPLSEDDRMPWLQDLQTAIKHWLQEKKNVVLACSALKDSYRQFLVLDSDGSANAKGDRIKLVYLKGSYELIQMRLQERSNHYMSEKLLDSQFYTLEEPVDTLCMDIEQPPDKIVQNIRTALEI, encoded by the coding sequence ATGATTATCCTGGTAATGGGTGTGTCTGGTTCTGGGAAAACCACCATCGGAAAACTGCTAGCAGACTCCTTAGAATGGAAATTTAACGACGCTGATACTTTCCACTCGCCAGAGAATGTTGAGAAAATGCGCCGTGGTATCCCTCTGAGTGAAGATGACAGGATGCCTTGGTTACAAGATTTGCAAACAGCCATAAAACATTGGCTGCAAGAAAAAAAAAATGTGGTGCTGGCGTGTTCGGCTTTAAAAGATAGCTATCGGCAATTTTTGGTATTGGATAGCGATGGCTCCGCCAACGCCAAGGGCGATCGCATCAAGCTAGTTTACCTCAAAGGGTCTTATGAGTTGATTCAAATGCGCTTGCAAGAACGTAGCAATCATTACATGAGCGAAAAACTGCTCGATAGCCAGTTTTATACACTTGAAGAACCAGTAGATACTCTATGTATGGATATTGAACAGCCACCCGATAAAATTGTCCAAAACATTAGAACGGCTTTGGAAATTTAG
- a CDS encoding CmcJ/NvfI family oxidoreductase has translation MSLDSRFLLDLPHIEAELTYFTPMAEKPVIYTYERPPGIPPSNRKFETHKVPIHNIRAVSQDISLDREGFRLVVAHSNVRNFYDEDEILRVYYPEAEQLLKEVTGATRVVIFDHTLRNAQRLQNGESGISEPIKHVHNDFTAKSGYTRARKELTAQRVDNIDELLQQRFALINIWRAIAPVSKSPLAVCNALSIAPIDLVASDIVYRDYAGESYLITYNPTHQWFYFPQMQPSEALLFKCFDSAEDGRARFPAHTGFDDPTSPPDAPARESIELRTLVFYPT, from the coding sequence ATGAGCTTAGACAGTCGTTTTTTACTTGACCTGCCGCACATTGAGGCAGAACTGACTTACTTTACGCCAATGGCAGAAAAACCTGTCATCTATACCTATGAACGACCACCAGGGATTCCACCATCCAACCGGAAGTTCGAGACACACAAGGTGCCAATCCATAACATACGGGCGGTTTCGCAAGACATATCTCTAGATCGAGAAGGCTTTAGACTTGTTGTAGCCCATAGCAATGTCCGTAATTTTTATGACGAAGATGAGATTCTTCGTGTCTATTATCCTGAAGCCGAGCAACTCTTGAAAGAGGTAACAGGTGCCACTCGGGTGGTGATATTCGATCACACTCTCCGTAACGCTCAACGCTTGCAGAACGGTGAAAGCGGGATCAGTGAGCCTATTAAGCATGTACATAACGACTTTACAGCCAAATCTGGCTATACTCGCGCACGTAAAGAGTTGACAGCACAAAGGGTAGATAACATTGATGAATTACTACAGCAAAGGTTTGCTTTGATTAACATTTGGCGAGCGATCGCCCCAGTTTCTAAGTCACCATTAGCAGTATGCAACGCTCTTAGTATCGCACCAATAGACCTAGTAGCTAGTGACATAGTGTACCGCGATTACGCTGGTGAAAGCTACTTAATAACCTATAACCCAACACATCAATGGTTCTACTTCCCCCAAATGCAACCCTCGGAGGCACTATTGTTTAAGTGCTTTGACTCCGCAGAGGACGGACGGGCGAGGTTTCCTGCTCATACTGGCTTTGATGACCCAACTAGCCCACCAGATGCTCCAGCTAGAGAGAGTATTGAATTGCGGACGCTGGTTTTCTATCCTACATAA
- a CDS encoding DUF6174 domain-containing protein, protein MRLPIILSATLLLSLGLNLTAMSETPADKAQCQTQTNNNLNSRRLRFNKRLWEQANISNYRITVSNSCFCIQDARGPVVIEVRNGQTTSITSVATGKPVNPQFFQKYDTIPELFNVIQDAINRKASNLDVEYNAKLGYPTKINIDYNSQIADEEIFLTIENFQELKTRR, encoded by the coding sequence ATGCGCTTACCTATCATTCTTAGTGCAACACTATTGCTATCTCTAGGTCTGAACCTAACAGCAATGTCCGAAACTCCCGCAGATAAAGCACAATGCCAGACACAAACGAATAATAACTTGAATTCAAGACGGTTAAGATTTAATAAACGTTTGTGGGAACAAGCAAATATTTCTAACTATCGGATTACAGTTAGCAACAGTTGCTTCTGTATACAAGATGCTAGAGGGCCAGTAGTTATTGAAGTACGTAATGGTCAAACAACTTCAATCACTTCTGTAGCTACTGGGAAACCAGTTAATCCGCAATTCTTTCAAAAATACGACACAATTCCCGAACTCTTTAATGTGATTCAAGATGCTATCAACCGTAAGGCATCCAATCTGGATGTAGAATACAATGCTAAACTTGGCTATCCAACTAAAATTAATATCGATTACAATAGTCAAATAGCTGATGAAGAAATATTTTTGACAATTGAGAATTTTCAGGAACTTAAAACTAGACGCTAA
- a CDS encoding FAD-dependent oxidoreductase gives MNTNLTQKLSQPIVKKVAIVGAGPGGLATAIALISQGIEVQIYEKAQEFRPAGSGLGLAPNGLNSLDAIAPGIVETLKSSGCEVHHTVLKNIQSETIRTNATKYIEQYGQPLLTIWWYRLQQVLASRLPSDIIHLNHRCIGFEQDANGVEIHFDGKKSVDADLLIGADGVNSAIRETLFGEGKPNYIGSMCWRAVIKYRHELFNDYELVFVKGNQQFMYLLNVGGGYTSWISRKFSPEYSLSHSTNEVKSRILDELADWDKSFRVVVEATPAEEIWEGPICDRPPLTQWSQGRVTLLGDAAHPMAPAMGQGANTTFEDVYQLRECFSDSANLQEALTSYEQCRIERTKLIQARSALGEMRYYDINTLASTGQTQERQMSLNDDFHKWVYNFKPSVKS, from the coding sequence ATGAACACAAATCTCACTCAGAAATTATCCCAACCCATAGTGAAGAAAGTTGCGATTGTCGGTGCTGGCCCAGGCGGTTTGGCTACTGCGATCGCACTGATAAGCCAAGGGATAGAGGTTCAAATATACGAAAAAGCCCAAGAATTTCGTCCGGCGGGAAGTGGACTAGGACTAGCTCCGAATGGCTTAAATTCTCTAGATGCGATCGCACCGGGAATTGTCGAAACTCTCAAAAGTTCAGGATGCGAGGTTCACCACACGGTTTTAAAGAATATTCAGTCTGAGACAATCCGAACTAACGCAACTAAATATATAGAACAATACGGACAACCGTTGTTAACTATTTGGTGGTATCGTCTACAGCAAGTCTTAGCATCGAGATTGCCATCTGATATCATTCACCTCAATCATCGCTGCATCGGCTTTGAGCAAGATGCAAACGGTGTAGAAATTCATTTTGATGGAAAAAAATCAGTAGATGCAGATTTGCTGATTGGGGCTGATGGGGTTAACTCTGCGATCAGAGAAACTTTATTTGGCGAGGGTAAGCCTAATTATATTGGTAGTATGTGTTGGCGTGCCGTCATTAAGTATCGCCACGAGCTATTTAATGACTATGAACTAGTTTTTGTCAAAGGCAATCAACAGTTTATGTACCTTCTTAATGTGGGCGGCGGCTATACCAGTTGGATTAGTCGGAAGTTTTCGCCTGAGTACTCCCTTTCCCACAGCACCAATGAAGTGAAATCTCGCATTCTCGATGAATTAGCCGACTGGGATAAATCCTTCCGAGTGGTGGTAGAAGCGACACCAGCCGAGGAAATTTGGGAAGGGCCAATTTGCGATCGCCCACCGTTAACTCAATGGAGTCAAGGCAGAGTCACTCTCTTAGGCGATGCCGCTCATCCAATGGCACCTGCAATGGGACAAGGAGCCAATACCACTTTTGAAGATGTATACCAACTGCGAGAGTGTTTTTCTGATTCAGCTAATCTCCAAGAAGCTCTGACTAGCTACGAACAGTGTCGCATTGAGCGCACAAAACTCATCCAAGCTCGTAGTGCCTTAGGTGAAATGCGGTACTATGACATTAACACCCTGGCATCTACTGGACAGACGCAAGAGCGCCAAATGAGTCTTAATGATGATTTTCACAAATGGGTGTACAACTTTAAGCCATCTGTAAAAAGTTAA
- a CDS encoding (2Fe-2S)-binding protein — protein sequence MQENSLALITSDSFTQQTKIFGSEEVELSLNVNNISYSLKLEPRVTLLDALREKLGLMGTKKACDRGECGAYTVLVNNRRINSCMTLAIMHIGTEITTIEGLPQDGKLHPMQTAFITHDAFQCGYCTSGPIISAVGIDIRITAKI from the coding sequence ATGCAAGAAAATTCCTTAGCGTTAATAACTTCAGACTCATTTACCCAGCAAACGAAAATATTCGGTTCAGAGGAAGTAGAATTATCACTGAATGTTAATAATATATCTTACTCCCTGAAGCTAGAACCTCGTGTGACATTACTAGATGCACTTCGAGAAAAGCTGGGTTTGATGGGCACTAAAAAAGCTTGCGATCGCGGTGAATGTGGTGCATATACTGTATTAGTTAATAATCGGCGAATTAACTCTTGTATGACTTTGGCAATCATGCATATTGGTACTGAAATTACCACAATTGAGGGATTACCACAAGATGGTAAACTCCACCCCATGCAAACAGCCTTTATTACCCATGATGCTTTTCAATGTGGATACTGTACATCAGGCCCAATTATCTCAGCCGTAGGAATAGATATTAGAATAACCGCCAAAATATGA
- a CDS encoding FAD binding domain-containing protein, with amino-acid sequence MQPFSYAKVTSEQVAIATVEQDKTAAFIAGGTDLLGLMKDGVQTANILIDINSLPLADIESQPQRIRIGAISRMSDVAFHPKIQECYPVISQALLQSASPQLRNIATVGGNLLQRVRCAYFRDPVFPCNKRIPGIGCSAITGYNRMHAIFAASEHCIAVHPSDLA; translated from the coding sequence ATGCAGCCATTTAGTTATGCTAAAGTTACCTCAGAACAAGTGGCGATCGCCACAGTTGAGCAAGACAAAACTGCTGCATTTATTGCTGGTGGCACAGATTTGCTGGGATTAATGAAAGATGGAGTTCAAACAGCGAATATATTAATTGATATTAATAGTTTGCCCTTAGCAGATATTGAATCTCAACCTCAGAGAATCCGCATTGGTGCTATCTCTCGAATGAGCGACGTGGCTTTTCATCCCAAAATTCAGGAATGTTATCCAGTAATTAGCCAAGCTTTATTACAAAGCGCTTCACCGCAACTGCGAAATATAGCAACAGTAGGCGGGAATTTACTACAACGAGTTCGCTGTGCTTATTTTCGCGATCCAGTTTTTCCTTGTAATAAACGTATTCCCGGTATAGGTTGTTCGGCAATTACAGGTTACAATCGAATGCACGCTATTTTCGCAGCTAGCGAACATTGTATTGCCGTTCATCCTTCCGATTTAGCTTAA